A genomic window from Salvia miltiorrhiza cultivar Shanhuang (shh) chromosome 5, IMPLAD_Smil_shh, whole genome shotgun sequence includes:
- the LOC131024299 gene encoding probable beta-1,3-galactosyltransferase 2 isoform X1 → MSWKSRGVESPSKNLVSRNLALLLCVGCFCAGMLFTDRMWALPEAKDISRSRGIADEKLQLVSDGCDPKVKDVKWGSKDVSNTASRTHDTVQTLDKTISNLEMELAAARAVQDSLLSGSPISEDLKIPELTRKRKYLMVIGINTAFSSRKRRDSVRATWMLQGGKRKQLEEEKGIVIRFVIGHSATSGGILDRAIEAEDRKHGDFLRLDHVEGYLELSAKTKTYFTTAVQLWDADFYVKVDDDVHVNIATLGATLARHRSKPRVYIGCMKSGPVLAQKGVRYHEPEYWKFGEHGNKYFRHATGQLYAISRDLATYISINQHVLHKYANEDVSLGSWFIGLDVEHIDDRRLCCGTPPDCEWKAQAGNICVASFDWSCSGICNSADRIKEVHRRCGEGESAVWNAAF, encoded by the exons ATGTCTTGGAAGAGCAGAGGAGTAGAGTCACCTTCGAAGAATCTAGTTTCGAGAAATCTCGCCCTTCTTCTCTGTGTTGGCTGCTTCTGCGCTGGAATGCTCTTCACCGACAG GATGTGGGCACTTCCAGAAGCTAAAGATATATCAAGGTCAAGAGGGATTGCTGACGAAAAGCTTCAGTTAGTCTCAGATGGTTGTGATCCAAAAGTT AAGGATGTGAAATGGGGTTCCAAGGATGTATCAAATACAGCGTCAAGGACACACGACACGGTTCA GACTCTTGATAAAACAATTTCAAATTTGGAAATGGAGCTAGCTGCTGCTAGGGCTGTACAGGATTCCTTACTTAGTGGTTCCCCGATATCAGAAGACCTGAAAATACCTGAATTGAccagaaaaagaaaatacttGATGGTCATAGGCATCAACACTGCTTTTAGTAGTCGAAAGAGAAGAGACTCAGTTCGTGCTACTTGGATGTTACAAG GTGGCAAACGGAAACAGCTCGAGGAAGAAAAGGGAATTGTAATTCGATTTGTGATTGGTCATAG CGCAACATCAGGTGGAATTCTTGACAGAGCTATTGAAGCTGAAGATAGAAAACATGGAGATTTTCTAAGACtg GATCATGTTGAAGGATACCTTGAACTATCAGCAAAGACGAAAACTTATTTCACCACTGCAGTTCAACTTTGGGATGCTGATTTCTATGTCAAAGTCGACGATGATGTGCATGTAAACATAG CAACGTTGGGAGCGACTCTGGCTAGACATCGTTCTAAACCTAGGGTGTACATAGGATGTATGAAATCTGGTCCAGTCCTGGCTCAGAA GGGAGTAAGATATCATGAACCTGAGTATTGGAAGTTTGGTGAGCATGGAAACAAGTATTTTCGTCATGCTACAGGCCAATTATATGCTATTTCTAGAGATCTGGCCACGTATATATCAATAAACCA GCACGTACTGCACAAATACGCAAACGAGGATGTCTCGCTGGGATCTTGGTTCATCGGATTGGATGTGGAGCATATAGATGACCGAAGATTATGTTGTGGCACACCACCTG ATTGTGAGTGGAAGGCCCAGGCAGGCAACATATGTGTTGCTTCATTTGACTGGAGCTGCAGTGGAATTTGCAATTCTGCCGATAGAATCAAGGAGGTGCACCGCCGTTGTGGAGAAGGCGAGAGTGCTGTGTGGAATGCGGCTTTTTGA
- the LOC131024299 gene encoding probable beta-1,3-galactosyltransferase 2 isoform X2: MSWKSRGVESPSKNLVSRNLALLLCVGCFCAGMLFTDRMWALPEAKDISRSRGIADEKLQLVSDGCDPKVDVKWGSKDVSNTASRTHDTVQTLDKTISNLEMELAAARAVQDSLLSGSPISEDLKIPELTRKRKYLMVIGINTAFSSRKRRDSVRATWMLQGGKRKQLEEEKGIVIRFVIGHSATSGGILDRAIEAEDRKHGDFLRLDHVEGYLELSAKTKTYFTTAVQLWDADFYVKVDDDVHVNIATLGATLARHRSKPRVYIGCMKSGPVLAQKGVRYHEPEYWKFGEHGNKYFRHATGQLYAISRDLATYISINQHVLHKYANEDVSLGSWFIGLDVEHIDDRRLCCGTPPDCEWKAQAGNICVASFDWSCSGICNSADRIKEVHRRCGEGESAVWNAAF; encoded by the exons ATGTCTTGGAAGAGCAGAGGAGTAGAGTCACCTTCGAAGAATCTAGTTTCGAGAAATCTCGCCCTTCTTCTCTGTGTTGGCTGCTTCTGCGCTGGAATGCTCTTCACCGACAG GATGTGGGCACTTCCAGAAGCTAAAGATATATCAAGGTCAAGAGGGATTGCTGACGAAAAGCTTCAGTTAGTCTCAGATGGTTGTGATCCAAAAGTT GATGTGAAATGGGGTTCCAAGGATGTATCAAATACAGCGTCAAGGACACACGACACGGTTCA GACTCTTGATAAAACAATTTCAAATTTGGAAATGGAGCTAGCTGCTGCTAGGGCTGTACAGGATTCCTTACTTAGTGGTTCCCCGATATCAGAAGACCTGAAAATACCTGAATTGAccagaaaaagaaaatacttGATGGTCATAGGCATCAACACTGCTTTTAGTAGTCGAAAGAGAAGAGACTCAGTTCGTGCTACTTGGATGTTACAAG GTGGCAAACGGAAACAGCTCGAGGAAGAAAAGGGAATTGTAATTCGATTTGTGATTGGTCATAG CGCAACATCAGGTGGAATTCTTGACAGAGCTATTGAAGCTGAAGATAGAAAACATGGAGATTTTCTAAGACtg GATCATGTTGAAGGATACCTTGAACTATCAGCAAAGACGAAAACTTATTTCACCACTGCAGTTCAACTTTGGGATGCTGATTTCTATGTCAAAGTCGACGATGATGTGCATGTAAACATAG CAACGTTGGGAGCGACTCTGGCTAGACATCGTTCTAAACCTAGGGTGTACATAGGATGTATGAAATCTGGTCCAGTCCTGGCTCAGAA GGGAGTAAGATATCATGAACCTGAGTATTGGAAGTTTGGTGAGCATGGAAACAAGTATTTTCGTCATGCTACAGGCCAATTATATGCTATTTCTAGAGATCTGGCCACGTATATATCAATAAACCA GCACGTACTGCACAAATACGCAAACGAGGATGTCTCGCTGGGATCTTGGTTCATCGGATTGGATGTGGAGCATATAGATGACCGAAGATTATGTTGTGGCACACCACCTG ATTGTGAGTGGAAGGCCCAGGCAGGCAACATATGTGTTGCTTCATTTGACTGGAGCTGCAGTGGAATTTGCAATTCTGCCGATAGAATCAAGGAGGTGCACCGCCGTTGTGGAGAAGGCGAGAGTGCTGTGTGGAATGCGGCTTTTTGA